One window of the Mycobacterium haemophilum DSM 44634 genome contains the following:
- a CDS encoding CopG family transcriptional regulator: MTKRTAEDYAALSRAVESGEYTVGGPLELGASLQMGRPAGGMKRGKTPNLSVRLPKAIRDELTVRAKAEGSTESELIRRAVVEYIGNHPAGCS, from the coding sequence ATGACAAAGAGAACCGCAGAAGACTACGCGGCGCTGAGCCGCGCAGTAGAAAGCGGCGAGTACACGGTAGGCGGCCCGTTAGAGCTGGGGGCGTCGCTACAGATGGGGCGGCCAGCTGGCGGGATGAAACGCGGCAAGACGCCGAACCTCAGCGTGCGGCTGCCTAAGGCGATCCGCGACGAGCTCACAGTCCGGGCAAAGGCCGAAGGCTCAACCGAATCAGAACTGATCCGACGTGCTGTGGTTGAGTACATCGGCAATCATCCCGCCGGATGTAGCTGA
- a CDS encoding IS110 family transposase: protein MTASQLVVIGADTHLDTVHLATLSDTGKPLADAEFPTNPTGYCEALTWAQSFGTVLIAGVEGTSSYGAGLTRALQDAGIEVVEVNRPDRATRRRRGKSDPLDAYAAARNALSGDGLAAPKDERTTALSALLTARRGAVKARTAATNQIQSLLITAPAELRERYRRCNTAGLVKALARCRLVAHGDPTTMAVLSAVKTLALRAQFLHRQERELTDQIDTLVQSINPGLRVAHGIGPDTAAALLITAGLNPYRLRSEAAFAALCGVAPVPASSGKTTRHRLSRGGDRSANNALYRIALVRMSNDPRTRDYVARQTTNNRRKAEILRLLKRAIAREVFRLLTRPCVIDDYSDLRPARQAKNITLSTVAEHFGVWPNDISRLERGLQRNDTLAANYRQWLTAA, encoded by the coding sequence GTGACAGCATCGCAGTTGGTCGTCATTGGCGCCGACACGCATCTCGATACCGTTCACCTCGCCACGTTGAGCGATACCGGCAAACCCTTGGCAGATGCGGAGTTCCCGACGAACCCGACGGGCTATTGCGAGGCGCTCACGTGGGCGCAGAGCTTCGGGACAGTACTGATCGCCGGGGTGGAAGGCACTTCCAGCTATGGTGCGGGATTGACCCGGGCGCTGCAGGACGCCGGCATCGAGGTCGTCGAAGTTAACCGCCCCGACCGCGCCACCCGGCGCCGGCGCGGCAAGTCCGACCCGCTCGACGCCTATGCCGCGGCCCGTAACGCGTTGTCCGGGGACGGCCTTGCCGCCCCGAAAGACGAACGCACCACGGCGCTGAGCGCTCTGTTGACCGCTCGTCGCGGCGCAGTCAAAGCCCGCACCGCAGCGACCAACCAAATTCAATCTTTATTGATCACCGCACCCGCCGAGCTGCGTGAACGCTACCGCCGTTGCAACACAGCCGGTCTGGTCAAAGCCCTAGCTCGTTGCCGGCTTGTTGCCCATGGTGACCCGACCACCATGGCCGTCCTTAGCGCAGTCAAGACGCTGGCCCTTCGCGCGCAGTTCCTGCATCGCCAAGAGCGTGAACTCACCGACCAGATCGACACCCTGGTACAGAGCATCAACCCCGGGCTGCGCGTCGCCCACGGCATTGGACCCGACACCGCCGCCGCGCTACTAATCACCGCCGGCCTCAACCCATATCGGCTACGCAGCGAAGCCGCCTTTGCCGCGCTATGCGGTGTTGCCCCCGTTCCGGCCTCCTCGGGCAAGACGACCCGCCATCGACTCTCGCGGGGCGGCGATCGCTCAGCAAACAACGCGTTGTACCGCATCGCCTTGGTGCGAATGTCCAATGACCCGCGCACCCGCGACTACGTCGCCCGCCAAACCACCAACAATCGCCGCAAGGCCGAAATCCTGCGCCTCCTCAAACGCGCCATCGCCCGCGAGGTCTTCCGACTACTCACCCGCCCCTGCGTCATCGACGACTACAGCGATCTACGCCCAGCTCGCCAAGCCAAAAACATCACTCTCAGCACCGTGGCCGAGCACTTCGGCGTCTGGCCTAACGACATCTCCCGACTCGAACGCGGACTCCAACGCAACGACACCCTCGCCGCCAATTATCGCCAATGGCTCACCGCCGCTTGA
- a CDS encoding HNH endonuclease signature motif containing protein, whose protein sequence is MGSSAVVDREAITAAFDALDAAVDGVVALDFDALCAREWLVLLERVERVRRRLPAVEHGVINSLARQATPEELGGTLSHAIAEWTLISRAEAAKRIREAADLGPRRGLTGEPLPPVLAATAAAQRAGRLGAGQVAVIRKFCHGLPGWVDTATHEHAEAHLAKLGSQFRPEQLAGLADRLADCLNPDGTYSDTDRARRRGVTLGNQQADGMSALHGWLTPEARATLEAVLAKLAAPGMCNPADDTACVDGAPSQQAIDKDTRSPAQRNHDALTAALRALLASGKLGQHNGLPASIIVSTTLAELEAAAGKGLTGGGTLLPMSDVIRLARHARHYLAIFDKGKALALYHTKRLASPGQRIVLYAKERGCSAPGCTVPGYYCEVHHTIPYATCRSTDINNLTFGCGPQHRLLQPGGWTTRKNTHGDTEWIPPPHLDHGQPRINTYWHPEKLLHAGDDDEDN, encoded by the coding sequence ATGGGTTCGAGTGCGGTTGTTGATCGGGAGGCGATCACGGCTGCGTTTGATGCGTTGGATGCTGCGGTTGATGGTGTGGTCGCGCTGGATTTTGATGCGCTGTGCGCCCGGGAGTGGTTGGTGTTGTTGGAGCGGGTGGAGCGGGTGCGCCGCAGGTTGCCCGCGGTGGAGCATGGCGTGATTAATTCCCTGGCCCGTCAAGCCACCCCCGAAGAGTTGGGCGGCACGCTTTCGCATGCGATTGCCGAGTGGACGCTGATCAGCCGCGCCGAGGCCGCCAAGCGTATCCGGGAGGCCGCCGATCTGGGGCCGCGTCGGGGCTTGACCGGTGAACCGTTGCCACCCGTCTTGGCAGCGACCGCCGCAGCGCAACGCGCCGGACGGCTGGGCGCCGGTCAGGTGGCGGTGATTCGGAAGTTCTGCCACGGGTTGCCCGGCTGGGTCGATACGGCAACCCACGAACACGCCGAAGCGCATCTTGCGAAACTGGGCTCCCAGTTTCGGCCCGAACAATTGGCCGGGCTGGCCGATCGGCTCGCCGACTGCCTCAACCCCGACGGCACCTACAGCGACACCGACCGCGCCCGGCGGCGCGGCGTAACCTTAGGCAACCAGCAAGCCGACGGCATGTCAGCGCTGCACGGTTGGCTGACCCCCGAGGCCCGCGCCACCCTGGAGGCCGTGCTGGCCAAACTGGCCGCGCCCGGCATGTGCAACCCCGCCGATGACACCGCATGTGTGGACGGCGCACCCAGCCAACAGGCCATCGACAAAGACACCCGCAGCCCCGCCCAACGCAACCATGACGCGCTCACTGCCGCGTTGCGTGCCCTGCTGGCGTCGGGAAAGCTGGGACAGCACAATGGGTTACCGGCCTCCATCATCGTGTCCACCACCCTGGCCGAGCTCGAGGCTGCCGCCGGCAAAGGCCTTACCGGCGGGGGCACCCTGTTGCCCATGAGTGATGTCATCCGGCTAGCGCGCCACGCCCGGCACTACCTGGCCATTTTCGACAAAGGCAAGGCGCTGGCGCTCTACCACACCAAACGACTCGCCTCCCCCGGGCAGCGAATCGTCTTGTACGCCAAGGAGCGTGGCTGCTCCGCGCCGGGCTGCACGGTGCCCGGCTACTACTGCGAAGTGCATCACACCATCCCCTACGCCACCTGCCGCAGCACCGACATCAACAACCTCACCTTCGGCTGCGGCCCCCAACACCGCCTCCTGCAACCCGGCGGCTGGACCACCCGCAAAAACACCCACGGCGACACCGAATGGATCCCACCGCCGCATCTTGACCACGGCCAACCGAGAATCAACACGTACTGGCACCCCGAAAAACTCCTGCATGCCGGAGACGACGACGAAGACAACTAG
- a CDS encoding class I SAM-dependent methyltransferase, whose product MPRTDNDTWGITESVGATALGVAAARAAETESEAPLISDPFARVFLDAAGDGMWNWFAVPNLPAEIVEAEPDLKPRMQRMVDYMAARTAFFDQFFLDATRADVRQVVILAAGLDSRAWRLPWPDGTAVYELDQPRVLEFKSSTLRDNGAEPTCNLVHVPIDLRHDWPEALQRAGFDASAPSVWSAEGLLPFLPAAAQELLFERVQALGSAGSRIAVEAPGPGFLAPDALAKQRETMQRVRDLMAKLEPERDIPDVHDLWYFEERDDVGDWLASHGWEVTVTPAEELMAGYGRQLAQDIEDAAPQTLFVSAERVGE is encoded by the coding sequence GTGCCGAGAACCGACAACGACACCTGGGGGATCACCGAGAGTGTGGGTGCGACGGCGCTGGGCGTCGCGGCGGCCCGCGCCGCGGAAACCGAGAGCGAGGCCCCGCTGATCAGCGATCCGTTCGCGCGGGTGTTCCTCGACGCCGCCGGAGACGGCATGTGGAACTGGTTTGCGGTGCCCAACCTGCCAGCCGAGATCGTCGAGGCTGAACCCGACCTGAAGCCGCGGATGCAGCGAATGGTCGACTACATGGCCGCCCGGACAGCGTTTTTCGACCAGTTCTTCCTCGACGCCACCCGCGCGGACGTGCGCCAGGTGGTGATTTTGGCGGCCGGTTTGGATTCGCGGGCTTGGCGGCTGCCCTGGCCGGACGGTACCGCGGTTTACGAGCTCGACCAGCCTCGAGTGCTGGAATTCAAGTCATCGACGTTACGGGACAACGGGGCGGAGCCGACGTGCAACCTGGTTCATGTTCCGATCGACCTGCGTCATGACTGGCCGGAGGCGTTGCAGCGGGCCGGGTTCGACGCCTCGGCGCCCAGCGTCTGGTCCGCCGAGGGGCTGTTGCCGTTTTTGCCGGCGGCTGCCCAAGAGTTGCTTTTCGAACGCGTCCAGGCGCTTGGCAGCGCCGGCAGCCGGATCGCCGTAGAGGCGCCCGGCCCGGGCTTCCTTGCCCCCGATGCCCTTGCGAAGCAGCGCGAGACGATGCAGCGGGTGCGCGACCTGATGGCCAAGCTGGAGCCGGAACGCGACATCCCCGACGTCCACGATCTCTGGTACTTCGAGGAGCGCGACGACGTCGGCGACTGGTTGGCTAGCCACGGCTGGGAGGTGACGGTGACGCCGGCCGAGGAGCTGATGGCCGGCTACGGTCGCCAACTCGCGCAGGACATTGAAGATGCCGCCCCGCAGACGTTGTTTGTGTCGGCCGAGCGGGTTGGGGAGTGA
- a CDS encoding lysylphosphatidylglycerol synthase transmembrane domain-containing protein: MRVDGRDITVSGSLLQPLTRRTNDIIRLVLAAVFLAAVITSSLITRPRWIALERSISQIVGVLSPTQSDAVYLAYGLAIVALPFAILIGLIVARQWKLLSAYAAAGLIAVLPLSISANRIVGLRWHFDISDRLSTLPAQFLDDPRWIAMLAAVLTVSGPWLPARWRHWWWALLLAFVPIHLFVSAVVPDRSLLGLAVGWVVGALVVLVVGTPALEVPLDGAIRAMAKHGFVVSGLTVVRPAGPGPLVLSAASQCPDAGEPIKAVIELYGPHQRSGGAVRQLWRKARLRGTETAPLVASMRRAVEHRALMAIAIGNAGVANTSTIAVAPLDRGWMLYAHRPVGAIPLNKCATTTPVARVWESLRTLQNHQISHGNLRSAEITVCNGTVLFGGFGSAEYGATDAQLQSDLAQLLVTTSALYDAKSAVAAAIDAFGKDAVLTASRRLTKAAVPAKIRESVPDPGAAISSARAEVMRQTGADQIKAETITRFTRSQIIQLVLLGALVYVAYPFISAVPTFFSELRNANWSWALLGLAVSALTYVGAAAALWACTDGSISFWKLSIVQVANTFAATTTPAGVGGLALSTRFLQKGGLSTLRATAAVALQQAMQVIVHVVLLILFSTIAGASTDLSHFVPNATVLYLIAGVALGIVGAFLFVPKLRRWLATAVRPKLKEVTSDLVELVREPQRLALIILGCTGTTLGAALALWASIEAFGGGATFVTVTVVTMVGGTLASAAPTPGGVGAVEAALIGGLAAFAVPAAIGVPSVLLYRVLTCWLPVFIGWLVMRWLTEKEMI; encoded by the coding sequence ATGCGAGTGGACGGGCGCGACATCACCGTTTCCGGCAGCCTGCTGCAACCGCTAACCCGCCGGACCAACGACATCATCCGGCTCGTCCTGGCGGCCGTCTTCCTCGCGGCGGTGATCACGAGTTCACTGATTACCCGCCCGAGATGGATCGCGCTCGAAAGATCCATCTCCCAGATCGTCGGGGTCTTGTCGCCCACTCAGTCCGATGCGGTGTATTTGGCGTACGGCTTGGCGATTGTGGCGTTGCCCTTCGCGATCCTGATCGGCCTGATCGTCGCGCGGCAATGGAAACTGCTCAGCGCATACGCGGCCGCCGGGCTGATCGCCGTTCTCCCGCTGTCGATCAGTGCTAACCGCATCGTCGGGCTCCGCTGGCACTTCGACATCTCGGACCGGCTCAGCACGCTGCCCGCCCAGTTCCTGGATGACCCGCGGTGGATCGCCATGCTCGCGGCGGTGCTCACCGTGTCGGGTCCCTGGCTGCCCGCACGCTGGCGACACTGGTGGTGGGCGCTGCTGCTGGCCTTCGTGCCGATCCACCTGTTCGTCAGCGCCGTGGTGCCGGACCGCTCGTTGCTGGGGCTGGCGGTCGGATGGGTCGTCGGCGCGTTGGTGGTCCTGGTGGTCGGCACTCCGGCGCTGGAGGTGCCGCTGGATGGCGCGATTCGCGCGATGGCCAAACACGGGTTCGTGGTCTCCGGGCTCACGGTGGTCCGGCCGGCCGGACCTGGGCCACTCGTCTTATCGGCCGCATCCCAGTGTCCCGATGCTGGGGAGCCGATCAAGGCGGTGATCGAGTTGTACGGCCCGCATCAACGCAGCGGCGGCGCAGTGCGCCAGCTCTGGCGGAAGGCGCGGCTGCGCGGTACCGAAACCGCGCCCTTAGTGGCTTCCATGCGCCGCGCCGTCGAGCATCGCGCGTTGATGGCCATTGCCATCGGTAATGCGGGCGTCGCCAACACGTCGACGATCGCCGTCGCCCCGCTCGACCGGGGATGGATGTTGTACGCACACCGTCCCGTTGGCGCAATCCCTCTCAACAAATGCGCAACGACGACACCGGTTGCCCGCGTGTGGGAATCACTACGAACGTTGCAGAATCACCAAATCTCGCACGGGAACCTGCGCAGCGCGGAAATCACGGTCTGTAACGGCACCGTTCTTTTCGGCGGGTTCGGCAGCGCCGAATACGGCGCCACCGACGCTCAACTCCAATCCGACCTCGCTCAACTTCTGGTGACGACATCAGCGCTGTATGACGCAAAGTCGGCGGTAGCTGCAGCGATCGACGCATTTGGTAAGGACGCGGTCCTGACCGCGTCGCGCCGACTCACTAAAGCCGCTGTGCCAGCTAAAATTCGCGAATCAGTGCCCGACCCGGGCGCCGCCATCTCCAGCGCCCGCGCCGAGGTGATGCGCCAAACGGGTGCCGACCAGATCAAAGCCGAGACGATCACCCGGTTCACTCGCAGCCAAATTATTCAACTGGTGCTGCTCGGCGCACTGGTCTATGTCGCCTATCCCTTTATCAGCGCCGTGCCGACCTTCTTTTCAGAACTCCGAAACGCGAACTGGTCGTGGGCGCTACTGGGATTAGCGGTGTCGGCGCTGACGTATGTTGGTGCGGCAGCGGCGTTGTGGGCCTGCACCGACGGATCGATCAGCTTCTGGAAGCTATCAATCGTGCAGGTGGCCAATACTTTTGCGGCAACCACCACGCCGGCCGGAGTCGGCGGGCTCGCGCTCAGCACCCGGTTCTTGCAGAAGGGCGGTCTTTCCACACTGCGAGCCACCGCCGCGGTGGCGCTGCAGCAAGCCATGCAGGTGATCGTCCACGTTGTGTTGCTGATCTTGTTCAGCACCATTGCGGGCGCGTCCACCGACCTGTCGCACTTCGTCCCGAATGCAACTGTGCTGTACCTGATCGCCGGTGTGGCGCTCGGTATCGTCGGCGCGTTTCTGTTCGTGCCCAAACTGCGGCGCTGGCTAGCAACGGCGGTGCGCCCCAAACTCAAGGAGGTTACCAGCGACCTCGTCGAGCTTGTCCGTGAACCGCAACGATTGGCGCTGATCATACTTGGTTGTACCGGAACAACTCTCGGCGCAGCGTTAGCGCTCTGGGCCAGCATCGAAGCATTCGGTGGCGGCGCGACATTCGTCACTGTCACCGTGGTGACAATGGTCGGCGGCACCCTCGCCTCCGCCGCCCCGACGCCCGGTGGAGTCGGGGCTGTCGAAGCGGCACTGATCGGCGGACTGGCCGCCTTCGCCGTGCCTGCGGCCATCGGCGTGCCGTCGGTACTGCTGTACCGGGTGCTCACGTGCTGGTTACCCGTCTTCATCGGCTGGCTGGTGATGCGGTGGCTAACCGAGAAGGAGATGATCTGA
- the recD gene encoding exodeoxyribonuclease V subunit alpha: MSSISNTDIEDPLDWRIALGASGLLRIFNEAGLLESADVHVAQRLTVLAGEHGNSNGAVALAVALAARALRGGSVCVDLHTVATDSGIPDLPWPDPTTWLAALRASPLLGEPPVLRLYDDRLLYLDRYWREEEQVCADLLALSVPTARVEISGYERLFPPQFAEQRAAAEIALSQAVTVLTGGPGTGKTTTVARLLALLAEQAGVSGTPGLRIALAAPTGKAAARLTQAVAVEVGELDAGDRERLSDLHAVTLHRLLGSRPDTSTRFRHHRGNRLPHDVIVVDETSMVSLTMMARLLEAVRPDARLILVGDADQLASVEAGAVLADLVDGLSARSDVRVATLRTSHRFGAAIGALAEAVRLGDTDEVLALLRSGDEHVEFIEDSDPTARLRAIVLPHALRLREAARLGATDVALATLDEHRLLCAHRQGLCGVQHWNQQVHNWLAEETDQPAWSQWYAGRPLLVTANDYGLRVYNGDTGVVVAGPDGLRAVIAGAAGPVSLATSRLSDIETMHAMTIHKSQGSQADAVTVLVPPQDSRLLTRELFYTAVTRAKTKVRVVGSETEVAAALERRAVRATGLRLRLQT, from the coding sequence ATGAGCAGCATCAGCAACACAGACATCGAGGACCCGCTGGACTGGCGGATAGCCCTTGGCGCCAGCGGCTTGCTGCGGATATTCAACGAAGCCGGTCTGCTGGAATCTGCTGATGTGCATGTAGCGCAACGGCTTACCGTGCTCGCTGGTGAGCACGGTAATAGCAATGGGGCAGTGGCGTTGGCGGTGGCGTTGGCGGCCCGGGCATTACGCGGCGGATCGGTGTGCGTGGACCTGCACACGGTGGCCACCGATTCCGGTATCCCCGACCTACCGTGGCCAGACCCCACGACGTGGCTGGCGGCATTACGGGCGAGTCCGTTACTGGGCGAGCCACCGGTGTTGCGACTGTATGACGACCGGTTGCTCTACCTCGACCGATACTGGCGGGAGGAAGAGCAGGTGTGCGCCGACCTGCTCGCGCTGTCTGTCCCGACGGCGCGAGTCGAAATATCCGGCTATGAACGCCTTTTCCCACCGCAGTTCGCCGAACAGCGGGCGGCCGCAGAGATCGCGTTGTCACAGGCCGTTACCGTGCTGACCGGCGGTCCGGGCACCGGCAAGACCACCACGGTCGCGCGGCTGCTCGCGCTGCTCGCGGAACAGGCGGGCGTTTCCGGAACTCCCGGTCTGCGGATCGCCTTGGCCGCACCTACCGGCAAGGCGGCAGCGCGGTTGACCCAAGCGGTGGCAGTCGAGGTCGGAGAGCTCGACGCCGGTGACCGTGAACGCCTTTCCGACTTGCACGCAGTAACGCTGCACCGGCTGTTGGGTAGCCGACCAGACACATCGACACGGTTTCGGCACCATCGGGGCAACCGGCTGCCCCACGACGTGATCGTTGTCGACGAGACATCGATGGTGTCGCTGACGATGATGGCCCGGTTGCTTGAAGCGGTGCGGCCCGACGCCCGGCTGATCCTGGTCGGCGACGCCGACCAGCTGGCATCGGTGGAAGCCGGCGCGGTGCTGGCAGATCTGGTCGACGGCTTGTCGGCGCGCAGCGACGTGCGGGTGGCGACGTTGCGAACCTCGCACCGGTTCGGCGCGGCGATCGGCGCCTTGGCCGAGGCCGTCCGCCTCGGCGACACCGACGAGGTGCTGGCGCTGCTTCGCTCCGGAGATGAACATGTCGAGTTCATCGAAGACAGCGACCCGACGGCGCGGTTGCGCGCGATCGTGCTGCCCCATGCGTTGCGGCTGCGGGAGGCGGCGCGATTGGGAGCCACCGACGTGGCGTTGGCGACGCTGGACGAACACCGGCTGCTGTGCGCGCACCGGCAGGGTCTTTGTGGTGTGCAGCACTGGAACCAGCAGGTGCACAACTGGCTGGCCGAGGAGACGGACCAGCCGGCGTGGTCGCAGTGGTATGCCGGACGGCCGCTGCTGGTGACGGCAAACGATTACGGGCTGCGCGTCTACAACGGCGACACCGGTGTCGTGGTCGCTGGCCCCGACGGTTTGCGTGCCGTCATCGCCGGCGCTGCCGGTCCGGTTAGCCTCGCGACCAGCCGCCTCTCTGATATCGAAACCATGCACGCGATGACCATCCACAAAAGCCAAGGAAGCCAGGCCGATGCGGTCACGGTGCTGGTGCCGCCGCAGGATTCGCGGCTACTTACCCGGGAGCTGTTCTATACCGCCGTGACCCGGGCCAAGACCAAGGTCCGGGTGGTCGGCTCCGAAACCGAAGTCGCCGCTGCGCTTGAGCGGCGGGCCGTGCGGGCGACGGGGCTGCGGTTGCGGCTGCAGACTTGA